Genomic DNA from Segatella copri:
TGGCTTATGACGCAGGAATTCCTTATCTGTCAGCAAGCAAAGAAACAAACGGCGAAAATCTCAAAATCACAGAGAGCAACGAAGCTGCTGAACCTGTTATTACAACTGTAAAGGACATCCTTGATGGCAAATACACCAACGACCTTATCAAGATTAAGGAGTTCACATTCAGCAAAGAAGAGTATACTACAGGTAAATTCAACTACTATGCTAATGATGGTGAAAACAAGATTATGATTTACGATAAGTTTAGCGGTATTGGTGGTGTTTCAAAATTAACAGAAGGAGAGAAATATACCTTAACCGGTATTTACGGTGTAATATTCAAAAACATCCCTGAAGTTCTCCCTATCAAGGCTGTAGAAAAGTTTGAACCTACCGGCATCACTAACATAACAACAGATGAAGCTGCAAAGAACGCTCCTGTTTACAACCTCGCAGGCCAGAAAGTAACCAAGGCTTACAAGGGTGTAGTCATCAAGAACGGAAAGAAGATGATTCAGAAGTAATCAAATTCAAAACAACATATCCCTACTGCTCCTCCGATATTCATTTATCGGGGGAGTTTTTTTGTTAGGCATAACATAAGAAGGAACCATAAGCAAATCAACCAAATATTACCCCTATAACATGAAAAGTGGAATAATTTAATGCAATAACATAAAAAAATACACCTAAAACTACGATATCTCATTTATTTTCACTACCTTTGTTGCGATTTATAAACGTATACGAATAAAAAATGATGAAAAGAAAATTATATATCACCCTATTAGGACTGCTCTCTACCATCATAATGGCAGCTGTACCCTACTGCGATGTGAGAAAATTCTCTATCACAGACGGACTCGCTGCCAATACCATCTCAGACCTCAAACAAGGTAAAGACAACCTCATGTGGTTCAGTACATGGAACGGACTGTCGTTCTATGACGGCTACAAGTTTCATACTTTCAGAGACAACCCGGATGATATTGACGTTCTGTCAACCAACCGTATACTGAAAATAGAACCATCCTATAACAACAACGTGTGGTGTATCACATACGACCACAAGCTCTACGTATACGATACCCACTTCTGCCAGTTCTTTGCCGTAGGACAGAAATTCAACGAACTGTTCAACATCGACCTGCGCGTGAGCCAGGTATACCCATTGAAAAACGGAGCTACATGGTTTACTTCAGAAGATGGAAAATACATCATCCGATCAATAGGAAAAACCTTTGATGAGCGGAACATAGAACTCATCAAAGTAGGAGAAAAGGGACTCAGAAGCGGAAATGTATGGTACATCCATCAAGATATACACGGAAGAGAATGGGTGCTTACCGACAAAGGCGCATACATATATCATTCGAAAATTCCAAGCAAACTGCCTTTCAAATGGCTCAGAGGGGTGGGAGAAGATGAGTTCCTGGCAACTGAAGACGGTAAACTGGCAAAATATGACCTGCAGAACCGACTCACCATGATACCAATGCCAGAAGGCGTAACCCGTATCAACGGACTGAAAAATACAGGTTACCAGCTTCTGATGGCAACCAACCTGGGTGTAGTAATCTACAACCCGCGCACCTTCAAGTTTGATATCATCAACGTACAGAGCCCGAGTCAGCCTCTGGCAGAGGTAAAGAAGATTTATATCGATGATTTCGGTATGATATGGGCATTTACAGACGGTATAGGAGTAACCCTTGTCAATCCGAAGACCGGACAGACACAGTGGCTCTTTGCCGACCAGGACGACCCGATGGACCGCACAACCTGCGAAAGCAATTTCATCACACAAGATGAACACAAGACCCTCTGGGTAGTGCCAAGAGGAGGAACCTTCAGTTATTTTGACCGCAAGGCAGGAAAACTGGTGCCTTATCTGCTGAGAAGCAATTCATCGGGCAACTACCGCATACCGAAGATTACGAAATATGTACTCTCAGACCAGGGAATCCTCTGGCTGACAGGCTCTCACGACCTGACACAGGTAGTCTTCAAATATCACCCTTACATTATCAACAAGCTGGATGTGGGCGAAGACGAAGTGTTCTCGGTGAATGCATCGCCAGACGGACATATCTGGGCTGGTTATTACAATGGTATAATCCAGGTGCTCAACGCATCCTACCAAAGCATCGGATACCTGTCGCCAAGCGGACAGATTGTGCCACAGCAAGTAAACTTCGCCGAGAAGGGCATCATGTCTATCCACTTCGATATCAAGGGAAGAGCATGGATAGGAACCAACGGAAATGGTGTCTATCTGATAGATAAAATGCAGGTAAGACACTTTGTTTATGATGCCAACAACCCGTCATCGCTGCCGTTCGACAAGATACAAGACATTGTAGCCGACCGCACCGGACGCATCTGGATAGGTACCTACGGAGGTGGGCTGGCACTTGTTAACGAGGCGGCAGACGGCAGTATCAGCTTCATCAGTAAACGAAACGGACTGCCTTGGGAGAAACAGCACTACGACCGCATACGCCGCATCTGCTGCACCACTACGGGAACCATTCTCGTAGGAACTACAGATGGTCTCATCACCTTCAGTGATGCCTTTACAAACGCAAGAAAGATCAATTACCACAAGACCTACTACATACCGAACGATACAACTAGTCTGGCTGCAAACGATATGAACAATATCATGGAGCACACCAGCGGCAAGATGTATATCTCGCAACAGGGCGGTTTGATGGAAGAGATTGTGAGCAAATCGCTCCTGCAAGACAACCTGAAGATGAAATACTTCCATGCCATCGATGTTAACGAAGGCATCGTACAGGGCATGGTAGAAGACAACCAGGGAAGAATCTGGGTAATCAGAGAATCGAGTATCGACTGCGTAAACCCGAAAACGGGCCAGTGCAATGTGTTCGGACCTAACGACTTCGACTTCAACATGTCGTTCTCGCAAAGCCGTCCTTACCACGATCCGGCAAGCAACAACATCTCGGTAGGTACCCCGATGGGACTGATTACCTTCAATCCGGCTACGCTGAAGAAGAGCAACTACCAGCCTAAAGTCATCTTCTGTTCCCTCCATTATAGCGGAGAGAAGGAGTCGGAACCTATCCTGCACAAGGATAAAGTGGTGATTCCTGCCAACAAGCGAAATCTGACCATCAACTTCGCATCGCTCGACTATCAGCGTAAGTATCAGACCAAATATCTCTATCGCATAGATGGTTTTACAGCTCCAGGCGTGTGGATATCAAACGGAAGCAGCAATACCATCGGCTTCAACCGTATCAGTCATGGCGATTACGTACTCAAGGTGAGAGCCACCAACTCTCACGGTGTATGGAGCAAGTATGTGGCAGAACTGCCTATCGAAGTGCGCCCTACCTTCTGGGAGAGCATCTGGGGCAAATTTCTGATGCTGCTTCTGCTCTTCGGTATCGTAGGCGCAATCTTCTATACCTACAACCAGCGCCAGCACGAGAACGTAACCCACGAGATGAGCGTGATGAAGAACGAGTTCTACAACGATGCAGCCAACCGTCTGAGAACCCCTCTAACGCTCATCGGAGCCCCGGTAAAAACCGTTTTGGATACCGAACCGGGTATCACCCGAAAGGGCAAGGAACTGTTGAAAATGGTGGCAGACAATGCCAACGAGATGCTGGTAATGCTGGACAAGGTTCAGAGATATGGCAACAAGGCAGACTTCCATACGAACAGCGGTCTGAGCGAGGAAGATTACGACCTGGCAGAAAGGGAGAAAGAGAACGGACAGATTGACGACCGCAATGCATCCGACTATCTGGAAGAAGTAAACAAACAGAAAGAAGAAAAGGATGAAGAGGCTGAACGACTGGAAGAAATGGGCAAGGAACAGAAAGAAGCACAAGAAGAAGCGGAACACAAAAACCAGACGGTACTGGTAGTTGAAGACAATGCCGACCTGCGCAAGTTCCTCTACAGTATCCTCTCGCCTACCTATAACGTGCTGCTCGCAGAGAACGGAAAGGCTGGCTTGGTAATGGCGCGCAAGGAGACGCCCGACTTTATCCTTACAGACGTTACCATGCCTGTGATGGATGGTTTGTCGATGATTCACGAGATTAAGCAGGATACCACCCTCAACAACATCCCAGTGATGATTCTCTCGGCCAAGGCAAGCGTAGAAGACCAGCAGCGAGGCTTTGATGAAGGTGTTGATGCCTATATCACCAAGCCATTCTCTACCCCTTATCTGCTCGGCCGAATAGAGGCTATCCTCACCCAGCGCCGCAACATTCAGATGGATGTCATCAGAAAACTGAAGGAAACTGGCGATAAAGATGCCATAGCAGCCCTGAGAATACAGCCTGCAGCAGCTCCTCTGCCTGCTCTTAACCAGGCTGAAACTAGTGCCGAGAACGAAGCGGTTGACCCAAACAGCGAGCTGGCATTTATGGCGGCACAGATTCAAGACAGAACCATGATGCGTATCTTCAGGTTTGTTGTTGAAAATGCAGGCAACCCGGAACTCAAGATTGATGACATCTCGAACGAAATCGGTATGAGCCGAAGCGTACTATATAATAAGGTGAAAGCAACGACCGGAATGACACCGGTAGACTTCGTTCGCCATATACGTATCAAGAAGGCATGCGAGATGTTGCGCAAGACAGACGATACACTGAGCAGCATCGCCTTCGCAGTAGGTTTCACCGACCCTAAGTATTTCTCGAAGGTATTCAAGAAAGAAACGGGTATCGTGCCTACTGAATACCGAAACAGAACGCAGGGATAGCCCGCATAATTACAGATGAAAGCAGTCATTATTACTGATGGCTGCTTTTATCTGTATTAACAAAAAGTAACACATATTACAGGACATATCTTCAGTTGTTGCCGGGCACAGCCTTCTTCGTTATCGTACACAGCAAAACGTTCAAACAAGGAAAAAAGCAGAATAGTCATAAAATTGAGCCGTTTTGCTTTGTTTTTTGACCGAATATTGCAAAAAAGTATAAAAATGGGGGGGTATTTGATTAATTTTCCCTTTTTACTGAAAAAAAACTGAGAAAAAGTTTGGTGTTACAAGAAAATGTAGTATCTTTGCAACAAGTTCTTAGAAAAGTTAAATGATAGATTAATCGTAAACCTCTTTTTCTTTGTTTTTTGAGGAAAAAGAGGTAAAGAAAAAAGAATGCAGGGTTTGTGAAAATCCTGCATTTTTTATACTGTTTCATACTGATATTGTGTAGTTATATCGTCTACATATTTCATTCTTCTATATTCTATAGTCTAACCGATATCTATATACTCAGCTATATGGTATCTGTTTACCCAGATATACAATATCTATCTACATTATATATATTACGCTTATTCCTTCATCTATGATTTTGTTCGATTTTTAGAATTTTTAAAAAAACTCTTGAAGTATTCTAAGAGAAAAGTAGTATCTTTGCACTCTAGATTATATAAGTTGAGATCGGAAATATAGATAACACATACATAAAGATAAAAAAAATGAGAACTGTTTACGAATTTTCTGTTAAAGACAGAAAGGGAAAGGATGTTTCCCTCAA
This window encodes:
- a CDS encoding response regulator gives rise to the protein MMKRKLYITLLGLLSTIIMAAVPYCDVRKFSITDGLAANTISDLKQGKDNLMWFSTWNGLSFYDGYKFHTFRDNPDDIDVLSTNRILKIEPSYNNNVWCITYDHKLYVYDTHFCQFFAVGQKFNELFNIDLRVSQVYPLKNGATWFTSEDGKYIIRSIGKTFDERNIELIKVGEKGLRSGNVWYIHQDIHGREWVLTDKGAYIYHSKIPSKLPFKWLRGVGEDEFLATEDGKLAKYDLQNRLTMIPMPEGVTRINGLKNTGYQLLMATNLGVVIYNPRTFKFDIINVQSPSQPLAEVKKIYIDDFGMIWAFTDGIGVTLVNPKTGQTQWLFADQDDPMDRTTCESNFITQDEHKTLWVVPRGGTFSYFDRKAGKLVPYLLRSNSSGNYRIPKITKYVLSDQGILWLTGSHDLTQVVFKYHPYIINKLDVGEDEVFSVNASPDGHIWAGYYNGIIQVLNASYQSIGYLSPSGQIVPQQVNFAEKGIMSIHFDIKGRAWIGTNGNGVYLIDKMQVRHFVYDANNPSSLPFDKIQDIVADRTGRIWIGTYGGGLALVNEAADGSISFISKRNGLPWEKQHYDRIRRICCTTTGTILVGTTDGLITFSDAFTNARKINYHKTYYIPNDTTSLAANDMNNIMEHTSGKMYISQQGGLMEEIVSKSLLQDNLKMKYFHAIDVNEGIVQGMVEDNQGRIWVIRESSIDCVNPKTGQCNVFGPNDFDFNMSFSQSRPYHDPASNNISVGTPMGLITFNPATLKKSNYQPKVIFCSLHYSGEKESEPILHKDKVVIPANKRNLTINFASLDYQRKYQTKYLYRIDGFTAPGVWISNGSSNTIGFNRISHGDYVLKVRATNSHGVWSKYVAELPIEVRPTFWESIWGKFLMLLLLFGIVGAIFYTYNQRQHENVTHEMSVMKNEFYNDAANRLRTPLTLIGAPVKTVLDTEPGITRKGKELLKMVADNANEMLVMLDKVQRYGNKADFHTNSGLSEEDYDLAEREKENGQIDDRNASDYLEEVNKQKEEKDEEAERLEEMGKEQKEAQEEAEHKNQTVLVVEDNADLRKFLYSILSPTYNVLLAENGKAGLVMARKETPDFILTDVTMPVMDGLSMIHEIKQDTTLNNIPVMILSAKASVEDQQRGFDEGVDAYITKPFSTPYLLGRIEAILTQRRNIQMDVIRKLKETGDKDAIAALRIQPAAAPLPALNQAETSAENEAVDPNSELAFMAAQIQDRTMMRIFRFVVENAGNPELKIDDISNEIGMSRSVLYNKVKATTGMTPVDFVRHIRIKKACEMLRKTDDTLSSIAFAVGFTDPKYFSKVFKKETGIVPTEYRNRTQG